CATCAGCATGGCCGCAAACGCCAGGTATGGATTGGCGGTTGGATCCGGGAAGCGCACCTCGACGCGGCGCGCCTTGGGATTGCTGACGAAAGGAATGCGGCAGGCCGCCGAGCGGTTGCGCCCGGAATAGGCCAGGTTGATCGGCGCCTCGAAACCCGGCACCAGTCGTTTGTAGCTGTTGGTGCCCGGGTTGGTGATGGCATTCAGCGCCTTGGCGTGTTTGATGATGCCGCCGATGTAGTACAGCGCAAACTCCGAGAGCCCGGAATAGCCGTCACCGGCGAACAGGTTTTTCCCACCCTTCCATACCGACTGGTGAACATGCATGCCGGAGCCGTTGTCGCCGACGATGGGTTTGGGCATGAAGGTGGCGGTCTTGCCGTAGGAATTCGCCACATTCCACACGGTATATTTCAGGATTTGCATCCAATCGGCCCGCTGAATGAGCGGCGCGAAGCGCGTGCCGATCTCATTCTGGCCGGCGGCAGCGACTTCATGATGATGCACCTCGACATCCACCCCCTGCTGCTCCAGCGCGAGGGAGATGGCGTTGCGAATGTCCTGCAGCGTGTCGGCGGGCGGCACCGGGAAGTAGCCGCCCTTGACCGGCGCGCGGTGCGCCATGTTGCCATCCTCATATTCGATGCCGGATGACCAGGGGGCCTCCTCGGATTTGATCTTGACCGAACTGCCGGACATGTCGATGTTCCAAGTCACACTGTCGAAAATGAAAAACTCGGGCTCCGGGCCGAAATAAGCGGTGTCGCCCAAGCCACTCGACTTAAGGAAGGCGTCGGCGCGCTTGGCGATGGTGCGTGGATCACGGTCGTACCCCTTGCCGTCGGAAGGTTCGACGACGTCGCAGGTGATGTTGAGCATCGGTTCATCAGTGAAGGGATCCATGCGCGCCGTGCTCGGATCCGGCATCAGCAGCATGTCCGACGCCTGGATGCCCTTCCAGCCGGCGATGGATGAACCGTCGAAGGCGTGGCCATCTTCAAATTTTTCCTTGGTGAAATACTTGACCGGCACGGTGACATGCTGTTCCTTGCCGCGGGTGTCGGTGAATCGGAGGTCAACGAATTTAACCTCCTTGTCCTTGATCATTTTTAGGACATTATCTGGTGTGGACATATACTCCTCCGCCTTCGTTAATCAGGTCATTGTTGAGATAAAAGCCCATAGCAAGGGAGCAAAACAGCATTTCCTGTGCCAGAAACAGGCGCAGAACACGACTGGATTCTCCGGGTACGCGGGCTGATTTTCGCACTACTATTGTGCAATAAAGTTGTTATTTGCACTATTATAGTGCTTAGAAGTTTATCGTGTCAGAATTGACTCGCCTATCATCAAATCGTCGAGGGACTCCCGACGGCGGATTAAATGGGCGGTTTCCCCTTCCACCATGACCTCAGCCGCACGTGGACGGGCATTATAGGTGGAACTCATGGAGAATCCATAGGCACCCGCTGATCGCACCGCCAGGAGGTCACCGCTCTCCAGTTTGAGCGATCGTCCCCTGCCCAGGAAATCGCCGGACTCACACACCGGCCCGACTACGTCATAAGACCGCACCACCCCCTGCTCCCGCGGCGACACCGGCACGATATCATGCCAGGCATCGTACAGCGCCGGACGGGTGAGATCGTTCATGGCGGCGTCGACGATGACAAAATTTTTGGAGCCAGCAGGCTTGAGATATTCCACGCGCGTGACGAGCACTCCGGCATTGCCGACGATGGCGCGCCCCGGCTCGAGCAGGATCTCATGGGGAAACCGGTCGGTGTGACGGCGGATGGCGGCGGCGTAATCCGCCACGCTGGGTGGCGTTTCATCGCGGTAACGAATGCCCAGTCCGCCGCCAATATCGATGTGCCGCAGCTCGATTCCCCGATGCGCCAGTTCTCCGAGAAGCTTGAACAGACGTTCCAGCGCATCGGCGAAGGGCCGGCTGTCGGTCAATTGCGATCCGATATGGCAGCCGATGCCGATGACCTCAATATGCGGCATCGCCGCAGCCCGCGCGTATATCCGCGCGGCCCCTGTCATGGCAATGCCGAACTTGTTTTCCTGCAGGCCGGTGGAAATATAGGGATGCGTACGGGCATCGACGTCCGGATTGATGCGCAGCGACACCGGCGCCTTTTTATCCAGTCTCCCGGCGATCTCGTTCAACCGTTCCAGTTCCGCTTCGGATTCGACGTTGAAACAGCGTATGCCCACTGTGAGCGCGCGTTCCATCTCCTCCCCGCGCTTGCCCACACCCGCGAACACGATGCACTCCGGCCTCCCGCCCGCGCGCAATACCCGCTCCAGTTCACCGACCGACACGATGTCAAATCCGGAGCCGAGGCGCGCCAATACGTTCAGCACCGCCAGATTGGCATTGGCCTTGACCGCGTAGCAAATCAAATGCGGGTGGCCGCTGAAAGCGGCGTCGAATTCGCGCCAGCGCGCCTCAATCGCGGCGCGCGAATACACATACACCGGCGTGCCGTGCTGACGCGCAATCCCGGCCAACGGCACGCCTTCGGCATACAGTTGCCGATCCCGGTAGGTGAACGGATCAGTCATCGAATAAACGAGGGAATGAACGCCGGGGCGGTTTTGTGATCCGGCAGATAGAGATCACCCTTCTGCCCGCAGCCGCATAACATCAGACTGATGCCTATAACTGCTACGAATGTGCGTGATAGACGGCTGATCATGGCTCGTGACCCCGAACGGTAACGGTGATCATGATAAAGTGATTGCCCGCGAATTCCCACCCCGCGCCATTTGCATGACCGCCAAACCCGGAAATTATCGTGCTGGTGAAGCGCCTGTCGTAATCGAACCCCCGGGCAGGCACGACGCCAGCGTCATCTGGCTGCACGGCCTGGGCGCAGACGGGCACGATTTCGAGGGCATCGTGCCGGAACTGGGCCTGCCCCGGCATCACGGCATCCGCTTCACCTTCCCGCACGCACCAAAGCGCCCGATCACCATCAACGGCGGCATGGTCATGCGCGGCTGGTACGACATCGCCGCGCCTGATCTGACCCTGCGCGAGGATGAAGCGGGATTACGCGATGCCGCCGCCATCGTCGAGGAATTCATCGCAACTGAGCGCGCGGCGGGCGTTGCCGCCGACCGCATAGTGTTGGCCGGATTCTCACAAGGCGGCGCGGTCGCCCTGTTCACCGGCCTGCGCCACTTCGAACGGCTGGCCGGGATAATGGCGCTTTCGACGTATTTGCCCCTACCTGGCAGTCTATCCGCCGAAGCGCACGACGCCAACCGCCAAACCCCCATCTTCATGGGGCACGGACTTTACGACCCGCTCATCCCTGTTTTTCATGGCCGGCATTCGGCCGAATTACTGCGCGCGGGGGGGCATGACGTCACGTGGCGCACCTATGCCATGCCGCACAGTGTCTGTGCCGAGGAGGTGCGTGAGCTCGCCCTCTGGCTCAAGGCGGAATTGCGATAGCGAGTTATCGTTTAGCTGGAGCTCGCCACCTGCGTGGGGATCGCATTGCCGATGCGGGTCACGCGATTGCAGGCATCCACGTAAACCAGCCGCGGCTTGAAGCGGGCGGCCTGCTGTTCATCAAGCGCGGCATAGGCGCAGACGATGATTTCGTCCCGGGGCCTGGCCTTGTGCGCGGCGGCGCCGTTGATGGAAATAATCCCCGATCCGGGTTCCGCGGGCATGGCATAGGTGGTGAAACGTTCGCCGTTGGCGAGATTGTAGACCTGGATCTGTTCGTACTCGCGGATGCCGGCCGCCTCCATGAGCCGCAGGTCGATGGCGCAGGAACCTTCGTAGTCAAGTTCGGCGTGGGTCACACGCACACGGTGTAATTTGCATTTGAGCAGGGTGATCTGCATATCGATTTCCCAATCTGACGGAATCAAAAATAGCTTAGCATCTAGCGGCGGGTGGAGGAACGACGATGATCCCCCCTGCGGCCTGGCGGGCGCCGGCCACCGCCGCCGGACCGTCCATGCGTGTGGTCATGACGGCGCGGTCGCGGTTTGCGGGGCGGGAGTTCGGCCAGTATTCCCGTGCCGATCTGGCCGGTCGGGATTTTGTGGCCGACGTATTCCTCAATGTCCATCAGCGAATAGACGTACTCCTCGCAGGCGAAGGTGATGGCGTCGCCGCTGGCGCCGGCGCGGGCGGTACGGCCGATGCGATGCACGTAATCCTCGCCGTTCTGCGGCAGGTCGTAGTTGATGACGTGGCTGACGCCGGGGATGTGGAGGCCGCGCGCGGCCACGTCGGTCGCGACCAGAATGGGCAATTCCCCGCGCGTGAAGCGCGCCAGCAGCGACTGCCGCTTCTTCTGCGGCACGTCGCCGGATAACACGCGCGCCTCGATGTCCTGCTCACGCAATACGTCGGAAACCTCCTCCGCCACGCGTTTGGTGTTGACGAAGATGAGCGTACGCGCCGGATTGATCTGTCGCAGCAGGCCGACCAGCAACGACAGTTTCTGTTCGCTCTCGATGTGATACAGCACCTGCTTGACGCTGTCGACCGTCACCTGATCGGGATTGATTTCCACCACGCGCGGGTTGTTCATGTGTTCATAAGCCAGCTCATGCACCCGCAGGCTGAGCGTGGCCGAAAACAGCATGGATAGGCGCTGCTCCGGATCGGGCATGCGGCGCAACAAGAAGCGGATGTCCTTGATGAAGCCCAGATCGAACATGCGATCAGCCTCGTCCAGCACCATCACCTCGATGGCCCGGAGGTCGAAGACGTGCTGCTTGAAGTAATCGATGACGCGCCCCGGCGTGCCGATGAGGACATCCACGCCCGCGCGCAACTCGGCGCGTTGCGCGTCGTAATCCACGCCGCCATAGATCAGGCTGAATTTGAAGGGCGTGAACTGACCCAATTGCAACGCATCCTTGTGGATTTGAATCGCCAGTTCGCGCGTGGGCGCCAGCACGATGGCGCGCGGCTGGTTGGGCTTGCGGCCGTGCGGTTCCGGCCGTTTCAACAGGCGATCCATCAACGCCAGCAGGAAGGCTGCGGTCTTGCCGGTGCCGGTCTGCGCCTGTCCGGCGACATCCTGGCCGGCCAGCGCGATCGGAAGGGCCGCGGACTGGATCGGCGTGCAGCGGCTGAAACCGGCGGCGGCGATGCCCTGTAACAAAGCGGGATGCAAATCAAGCTCTTGAAAGGTTTTTTCCATGTCCATTTTCAAAATATGAGCCAACTAGCATAACGCAATTCCCGACGCCAACGGGGGTCGCGCTTGCAAGTAAGGCTCGCTTGCATCGAAAATGTCCCTTGCGCAATTCATACAAGAAAGGTTCACCCATTCCATGAGCAGTCCCAACGTCGTCCATGCCACTGATGCCAGTTTCGAAGCCGATGTCCTGAACGCCACCCTGCCGGTGCTGGTGGATTACTGGGCGGAATGGTGCGGCCCCTGCCGCATGATCGCACCCATCCTCGATGAGATTGCCAACAGCTATGCCGGCAAGCTTAAGGTGGCCAAAGTGAACGTGGATGAAAACCGCGACACCGCCACCAAATACGGCATCCGCGGCATTCCCACCTTGATGATTTTCAAGGACGGCAACATCGCCGCCACCAAGGTGGGCGCGCTGTCCAAGTCGCAACTGGCGGCCTTTGTCGACAGCAATATTTGAATCCATGCCCCGTCATGGCGGCGGGGCTGGACGGGAGCCCAAGGGCGTGCTAGTTTAAGCAACAAGCTGTAATTGCAGTCCGCCGGTTCCGGCCCAAACTTCCATCAACTTCTTCCCCGCGCGGATCGTCCCGCCGGCTTCAATTCATTCAAATCGCGCTATTCGACATGAACCTGACAGAACTCAAACGCAAGCCCGCCTCCGAACTCATCAACCTTGCCGAGACCATGGGCATCGAGGGCGCCGCCCGCTCCCGCAAACAGGACGTCATCTTCGGCATCTTGAAGGGCCACGCCAAAAAGGGCGAAGAAATCTGGGGCGACGGTGTGTTGGAGATTTTGCAGGACGGTTTTGGCTTCCTGCGCACGGCGGACGGCTCGTATCTGGCCGGTCCGGACGACATCTACGTCAGCCCATCGCAGATCCGCCGTTTCAACCTGCGCACCGGCGACACCATCTCCGGCACCATCCGACCGCCGAAGGAAGGCGAACGCTATTTCGCCCTGCTCAAGGTCAACGAGATCAACTTCGAGCCGCCGGAGAACGCCAAGAACAAGGTCCTGTTCGAGAACCTGACGCCGCTGTTCGCCAACAAGCGGCTGAAGCTCGAGCGCGGCAACGGCAGCACGGAGGACCTGACACCGCGCGTCATCGATCTGGTGGCGCCCATCGGCAAGGGCCAGCGCGGTCTCATCGTGTCGCCGCCGAAGGCCGGCAAGACCATGCTGCTGCAGGCCATCGCCCAGTCCATCGTGACCAACCACCCGGAGTGCTATCTCATCGTGCTGCTCATCGACGAGCGCCCGGAGGAGGTCACCGAGATGGAGCGTTCGGTGAAGGGCGAGGTGGTATCCAGCACCTTCGACGAGCCCGCCACCCGCCACGTGCAGGTCGCCGAGATGGTGATCGAAAAGGCCAAGCGGCTGGTCGAGCACAAACGCGACGTCGTCATCCTGCTCGACTCCATCACGCGCCTGGCGCGCGCCTACAACACCGTGATCCCCTCCTCCGGCAAGGTGCTGACCGGCGGCGTCGACGCCAACGCCCTGCAGAAGCCCAAGCGCTTCTTCGGCGCCGCGCGCAACATCGAGGAGGGTGGTTCGCTCACCATCATCGCCACCGCGCTGATCGACACCGGCTCGCGCATGGACGAGGTGATCTACGAGGAATTCAAGGGCACCGGCAACATGGAACTGCACCTGGAGCGCAAGATCTCCGAACGCCGCATCTTCCCCTCCATCAACATCAACCGTTCCGGCACCCGCCGCGAGGAACTGCTGGTCCCGCCGGATGAATTGCAGAAGACCTGGATCCTGCGCAAGCTGCTGTCGCCGATGGAGGAAGTGGCGGCCATCGAATTCCTGCTGGAGCGCCTCAAGGTCACCAAGAATAACGCCGAGTTTTTCGATTCGATGAAGCGCACGTCTTAGGAAGACCCGAAAAAGTCCTTCCCGAATTTTCAGCGCCTGGAGGATATTGCGGTGAGAATGCCCTGCATGATCGCCGTCGGCGTGGGGGGACACCCGGGCACGGCGACATCCACAGGAATGACGTTCGCCACGCGGCCGCAGCTGGCGTAGCTCTCGCCAAAAACACCCCCGGTGCACCCGCAATCCCCGATCGCCACCACGAGCTTTGGCTCCGGCGTCGCGTCGTAGGTGCGCTTCAACGCCTCCTCCATGTGCCGTGACACCGGGCCGGTCACCAGGAGCAAGTCGGCATGACGCGGGCTGGCGACAAACTTGATGCCGAGCCGTTCCAAGTTGTAGTAGGGGCTGTTGCAGGCATGGATCTCGAGCTCGCAACCATTGCACGAGCCCGCGTCCACGTGACGAATGGCAAGCGAGCGGCCGAAATGTTTGGCAATGACCGCAGGAAGTCGTTGCTCGATCTGGCGCAGCGCCGCATCGGCCGGCGGCGCCGGCTCGCTGACGATGCCGATCTTCGCAATTTGCTTCAGCAGTTCGTACATGCGCTAGAGATCCTGTCCGCTGTAGCTCAAATTGAATGATTTGTTGATCAAGGGGAAATCAGGGACGATGTTGCCGAGCACCGCGCGCTCCAGCAACGGCCAGTTCTGCCACGACGGGTCGTGTGGATGCAGCCGATGGATGCGATTGCCCTCCGCCGTGTCGAGCGCGATCAAGACTTCGCCGCGCCAGCCCTCGACCCAGCCGACGCCGCGCCGTCCGCCCGGACAGTCGGCGATCGGAACGCATATCTCACCCTCCGGCAGCTGGCTCGCCAGCGCCTGCACCAACCGTATCGACTCGAACACTTCATCGAAGCGAACCGAAGCGCGGGCGGCGACATCGCCGCGCGTATGCGAGGCCATGCGCACATCAACCTGCCGCCACGGTGGAATGGGAAGATCGACCCGCAGATCGTGCCTGATGCCGCTCGCGCGGCCGGCGAGGCCCGTCATGTCCATCTTCTCGGCCAGCGCGGGCGGCACCTGCCCGGTCATGATGAAGCGATCCTGCATGCCGGCATGCTCGTCATAAATCGAGCGCAGTATTCCGACTTCGCTCCTGAGTCGATCGATAAAACTAATCAGCCGGCCGGCCTCTTCCCGCGCAAGATCACGCGCGACGCCACCCGGCACGATCAGGTCCATCAGATAGCGGTGACCGAAGAGTGCGGCGTTCAGCCGCAGCAGATCCTCCTTCAGCCGCCAGAACTGGAAAAATCCGAACGTCAGGGCGACATCGTTGCCGAGATAGCCCAGATCGCCCAGATGATTGGCGATGCGCTCGAGTTCGAGCAGGATCCCGCGCAGCACCAGTGAGCGCAGCGGTGGTTCGACGCCGGCTGCGCCCTCAACCGCCATGGCGTAGGCCCAGGCATAAGCGACCGTTGAGTCACCGCTCACGCGGCCCGCCAGCCGCGCACCCTCCTCCAGGGTCTTTGTCTCAAACAGTTTTTCGATCGCCTTGTGCTTGTAACCCAGGCGCTCCTCAAGCCGCAGGATGGTCTCTCCGACGATCGAGAAACGGAAGTGTCCCGGCTCAATGGTGCCGGCATGCACCGGGCCCACCGGGATTTCATGCACGCCCTCCCCCCCCACCCTGACGAACGGATACAGATCCTCGGATTTTGGAAAGCCGCCGGCGATGTCGAACTCCTTGCGCAGCGGGAACACCCCGCCCGGCCAGGCGCGATGCCGCAGCCATTTGCGATGGTCCGGGCCGTCGTGGGCGTGGATGCCGAGCAGGTCGTAGGCGGCCCGTTGCATGCGATTTGCGCATGGATAGATGTCGGCGATGCTTGGATATCGCGGGTGCTCGCGCGGCAGCGCCGCCGTAAGCCACAACAAACCCGACGGCAGCGCAAGCGCCAGATGCAGCGCATAACCCGCGCCGCGCTGCGTTTCGTCGCTGCCCCACAGCGCAACCAGCCGGGCCTTGTGCGCGCGGGCCTGTTCACACACGGCGCGCAATTCGGTCACCGTGACCGGGGCGCGAAACGCCGGCATCGCCCCCGGAAGCGGCTGGATGTCAATCGGCAGTTCAGCGAGTCGCACGATTCCTCCGTTCAGCCGATGAGCGCCGCCGCCTGCCGGTACCAGCCGACGAGATAGGGCGGGATATACAGCCCGAGTATCAGTACGATCGCCAGGTGCACAAACACCGGAATGAGCGCCGGAGGGTGCGGCAGCCGGCGCGCGCTGGTTTCACCAAATACCATCGGTTGCACCTTGCCCAGAATCGCCGCGAACGCGACACCGAGCGCCATCAGCAAAAACGGGGTCGCCCACGGGTGTTCGTGCATCGCGGTCGTGAGTATCATGAATTCGCTGGTGAACACGCCGAAGGGCGGCATGCCGAGGATGGCGAGGCTGCCAAGCGCCAGGCCCCAGCCCACGGTGGGGCTCTGTTCGATGAGCCCCCGGATGTCCGCCATGTTCTGCGTGCCGGTCTTCTGCGCGGCATGGCCGACGGTGAAGAAGATCGCGCTCTTGGTGAGTGAATGCACCGTCATGTGCAGCAGCCCGGCAAAGGCGGCCACCGCGCCACCCATGCCGAAGGCAAAGGTCATCATGCCCATATGCTCGACCGAGGAGTAGGCGAACATGCGCTTGATATCCTTCTGCCGCGACAGAAAAAATGCCGCGACCACGACCGATAAAAGTCCGAAGCCCATCATCAAGCCGCCGGAGAAATGATGCCCGAGCGCGCCGTCGACCAGCATCTTGCTGCGCACCACCGCGTATAACGCCACGTTGAGCAGCAGGCCGGAGAGCACTGCCGAGATCGGGGTGGGACCTTCCGCGTGGGCGTCCGGCAGCCAGTTGTGCAACGGCACCAGACCCACCTTGGTGCCGAAGCCGATCAGCAGGAATACAAAAGCGAGCGACAACACCGTCGGCTCGAGCTGCAGGCGGACCTCGTACAGGTGCGTCCACAGCAGTGACGTGCCGCCGGGGCCCAGGACCTTTTCTGCGGCGAAATAAAGCAGGATGACCCCGAAGAACGCCTGCGCGATGCCGACCGAGCACAGGATGAAATATTTCCACGCCGCCTCCAGGCTCGCCGGCGTGCGGTACAGCGACACCAGCAGCACGGTGGAGAGCGTCGCGCCCTCCATCGCCACCCATAGCACGCCGACGTTGTTGGAGAGCAGGCACAACAGCATGGTGAAGGTGAACAGCTGGTACATGCTGTGGTAGAGCCGCAGACGGGCCGGGTTCACCCGCCCGTGATGCGCCTCGATGCGCATGTAGGGGCGGCTGAACAGGGTGGTCGTGAATCCGACAAAGGCGATCAGCGCGACCAGGAAGACGTTGAATGAATCGACGAAAAACTGCTCCTGCATCACCGTCATCGGGCCGCGGGCGATGACCCTGGCCGTGAGCTGTGCCGCGGCGGCAAAAGTGAGGAAACTCATCAGTGCGTTCAACTCCGGCGCCCAGCGCCTGTGGCCCGCGAGAGCAAGCAGCAGACAACCGAACAGCGGGATGCCGAGGACGATCATGATTTCCATCTCAATCTTCCTTGAGTTTTTCCATATGCCGGATATCGAGGCTGTCGAATTGTTCACGGATGTGAAACAGGAAGATGCCGAAAATGAACGTGCACATCAGTACATCGAGCGCCACGCCCAATTCCACCACCAGCGGCATGCCGTAGGTGGCGCTGGTGGCGGCAAAAAACAAGCCGTTCTCCATGGCCAGAAAGCCGATCACCTGCGGCACCGCCTTGCGCCGCACGATCATCATGAGAAAGGAGATCAGGATGCTGGCCATTGCAATCCCCAGGGTCGAACGCGTGAATGTGCCGGCCATTTGTGAAATCGGCGCGGCCAGGGCAAAAGCGAAGATCACCAGTCCAATGCCGATGAGCATCGTGACGGGTATGTTGATCAACGTCTCGACGTCCCAGCGCACCTGCAACTGGTCAATCAGGTGATGCAACACCCAGGGAATCAGGATGACCTTGAGCAGCACGGTGAGCCCGGCGGAAAAGTAAAGATGGGCCTGGTCGGTCACATACGCGACAGTCGCCGTGGAGGCGGCCAGCACTGCGCCCTGCCAGGCAAACAGTTTGATCAGCGTCAAGACGCGGCGTTGCGACAACATGGCAAACGCAATCAGCAGCAGGAGTGCCGCAAGCAGGCTGACGAACTGGTTGATGAGCGAGTGGTCCATGTCAGGTCAGCGTGAGGAAGTGAGTCAGCATGCCAAGCACCGCGAGCAGGAATGCGGCCGACAGGAACTCGGGCGCCAGCAACAGCCGCACTTTGGCGAACAGCGTTTCAATCAGCGCCAAACCCGCGCCGCCGATGGCGAGTTTCACCACGAGCGCGACGACCGCCAGCGGCAGCGCGGACCAGTCGCCGGCCCCGGTGATGCCCCAGGGTAGGAACAGCGCGATGCCGATGGCCATGTAGGCGAACAGCTTGATCGCCACCGCCCACTCGATCAACGCCAGATGCCGGGCCGAGTATTCAAGGATCAAGGCCTCGTGCACCATGGTGAGTTCGAGATGCGTGGTCGGATTGTCGATCGGAATGCGGGCGTTCTCGGCCAGCAACACCATGAGGAAGGCCGCGGCGGCGAAGGCGAGGCCGGGGTAGATGGCGAATTCACGGTGTCCGAGCGTGTCGACGATGGTGGTGAGCTGGGTCGAGCCGGAAATGAAGGCGGCGGTAAACAGCGTCATCAGCATGGCGGGCTCGGCGAGAAATCCGATCAGCATCTCGCGCCGCGCGCCCAGACCGCCGAACGCGGTGCCGATGTCCATCGCCGCCAGCGCCGCGAACACCCGCGCCAGGGCGAACACGCCGACCAGCGCGATGATGTCGGCCGCCGGGGCGGACGGCAGGCCGGTGGCCAGTACCGGAACGATACCCGCGGCCAGCCACATGCAACCAAACAGGATGTAAGGCGTCAGGTGAAACAGCCACGAGGCGTTGTGCGCGATCACGGCATCCTTGTGGAACAGCTTCGCCAGCGTGTAGTAAGGCAGCAGAATTGAGGGTGCCGAGCGGTTCTGCAACCAGGCACGGCACTGGTTGACCCAGCCCGTGAGCAGCGGCGCGGCGAGCACCACGAACACCGATTGCAGGATCTGGAACGCCACGCCGGCCGGGAGATTCATCGCACGAACACCAGCAAGGTGATAAGGGTGAGGAAGCTGTAAAGCAGATAAATGCTGATCCTGCCCTGCTGCAACAACGCGATCTTCGACGACATGAATTCGACCCCCCGCGCCACCGGCAAATACAGCCAGTGCCAGTGACGATCCTCGATCTTGAGCGAGAACCGGGGCGAGGCATCATCCGGGGCGGGCAGGTGGGGATGCATGAGGTAAAGCGGGCCGAAGACATGGCGGATCGGCTGGCCGAAGGCGTCGGCGGTGTCCTGCATGCGCGGCGTCTGCGCCGGAAAGCCGCAGTCCCAGGGATCGGCGCGGCGTATGCGGCCGTGGTAGAAGCGGCGCACCAGCAAAAACGTCAACAGCGTCACGGTGACGATCACAACGAGAAAAATGACGGGCGAATAACTGGCCTGCTCCGGCGCGGTGGGCACCAGCCATAGCCAGCTCGATTCCAGGGCGGCGTCGGACAATCCCTGTCGCGTCAGCGAGACACCGACGCGGTTCAACATCAGCAGGAACGAGGTCGGGAACAGACCAAGCACAAAACAGCCGGCGGCAAGCCAGGCCATGCCGGTACGCTCCCAGCCGCCCGCGTCATGGCCGCCGCCGGGCGCATGGACTGC
The DNA window shown above is from Gammaproteobacteria bacterium and carries:
- the glnA gene encoding type I glutamate--ammonia ligase is translated as MSTPDNVLKMIKDKEVKFVDLRFTDTRGKEQHVTVPVKYFTKEKFEDGHAFDGSSIAGWKGIQASDMLLMPDPSTARMDPFTDEPMLNITCDVVEPSDGKGYDRDPRTIAKRADAFLKSSGLGDTAYFGPEPEFFIFDSVTWNIDMSGSSVKIKSEEAPWSSGIEYEDGNMAHRAPVKGGYFPVPPADTLQDIRNAISLALEQQGVDVEVHHHEVAAAGQNEIGTRFAPLIQRADWMQILKYTVWNVANSYGKTATFMPKPIVGDNGSGMHVHQSVWKGGKNLFAGDGYSGLSEFALYYIGGIIKHAKALNAITNPGTNSYKRLVPGFEAPINLAYSGRNRSAACRIPFVSNPKARRVEVRFPDPTANPYLAFAAMLMAGLDGVQNKIHPGEPIDKNLYDLPPKEAKRVPNVCSSLEMALDCLEKDHDFLTKGGVFSEDFLESYMGLKHEELTRFRMTTHPVEFDMYYSS
- the lysA gene encoding diaminopimelate decarboxylase, whose protein sequence is MTDPFTYRDRQLYAEGVPLAGIARQHGTPVYVYSRAAIEARWREFDAAFSGHPHLICYAVKANANLAVLNVLARLGSGFDIVSVGELERVLRAGGRPECIVFAGVGKRGEEMERALTVGIRCFNVESEAELERLNEIAGRLDKKAPVSLRINPDVDARTHPYISTGLQENKFGIAMTGAARIYARAAAMPHIEVIGIGCHIGSQLTDSRPFADALERLFKLLGELAHRGIELRHIDIGGGLGIRYRDETPPSVADYAAAIRRHTDRFPHEILLEPGRAIVGNAGVLVTRVEYLKPAGSKNFVIVDAAMNDLTRPALYDAWHDIVPVSPREQGVVRSYDVVGPVCESGDFLGRGRSLKLESGDLLAVRSAGAYGFSMSSTYNARPRAAEVMVEGETAHLIRRRESLDDLMIGESILTR
- a CDS encoding lipoprotein, with the translated sequence MISRLSRTFVAVIGISLMLCGCGQKGDLYLPDHKTAPAFIPSFIR
- a CDS encoding alpha/beta fold hydrolase, which codes for MTAKPGNYRAGEAPVVIEPPGRHDASVIWLHGLGADGHDFEGIVPELGLPRHHGIRFTFPHAPKRPITINGGMVMRGWYDIAAPDLTLREDEAGLRDAAAIVEEFIATERAAGVAADRIVLAGFSQGGAVALFTGLRHFERLAGIMALSTYLPLPGSLSAEAHDANRQTPIFMGHGLYDPLIPVFHGRHSAELLRAGGHDVTWRTYAMPHSVCAEEVRELALWLKAELR
- the panD gene encoding aspartate 1-decarboxylase; its protein translation is MQITLLKCKLHRVRVTHAELDYEGSCAIDLRLMEAAGIREYEQIQVYNLANGERFTTYAMPAEPGSGIISINGAAAHKARPRDEIIVCAYAALDEQQAARFKPRLVYVDACNRVTRIGNAIPTQVASSS
- a CDS encoding DEAD/DEAH box helicase, which codes for MEKTFQELDLHPALLQGIAAAGFSRCTPIQSAALPIALAGQDVAGQAQTGTGKTAAFLLALMDRLLKRPEPHGRKPNQPRAIVLAPTRELAIQIHKDALQLGQFTPFKFSLIYGGVDYDAQRAELRAGVDVLIGTPGRVIDYFKQHVFDLRAIEVMVLDEADRMFDLGFIKDIRFLLRRMPDPEQRLSMLFSATLSLRVHELAYEHMNNPRVVEINPDQVTVDSVKQVLYHIESEQKLSLLVGLLRQINPARTLIFVNTKRVAEEVSDVLREQDIEARVLSGDVPQKKRQSLLARFTRGELPILVATDVAARGLHIPGVSHVINYDLPQNGEDYVHRIGRTARAGASGDAITFACEEYVYSLMDIEEYVGHKIPTGQIGTGILAELPPRKPRPRRHDHTHGRSGGGGRRPPGRRGDHRRSSTRR
- the trxA gene encoding thioredoxin TrxA, which gives rise to MSSPNVVHATDASFEADVLNATLPVLVDYWAEWCGPCRMIAPILDEIANSYAGKLKVAKVNVDENRDTATKYGIRGIPTLMIFKDGNIAATKVGALSKSQLAAFVDSNI
- the rho gene encoding transcription termination factor Rho; the protein is MNLTELKRKPASELINLAETMGIEGAARSRKQDVIFGILKGHAKKGEEIWGDGVLEILQDGFGFLRTADGSYLAGPDDIYVSPSQIRRFNLRTGDTISGTIRPPKEGERYFALLKVNEINFEPPENAKNKVLFENLTPLFANKRLKLERGNGSTEDLTPRVIDLVAPIGKGQRGLIVSPPKAGKTMLLQAIAQSIVTNHPECYLIVLLIDERPEEVTEMERSVKGEVVSSTFDEPATRHVQVAEMVIEKAKRLVEHKRDVVILLDSITRLARAYNTVIPSSGKVLTGGVDANALQKPKRFFGAARNIEEGGSLTIIATALIDTGSRMDEVIYEEFKGTGNMELHLERKISERRIFPSININRSGTRREELLVPPDELQKTWILRKLLSPMEEVAAIEFLLERLKVTKNNAEFFDSMKRTS
- a CDS encoding NADH-quinone oxidoreductase subunit B family protein encodes the protein MYELLKQIAKIGIVSEPAPPADAALRQIEQRLPAVIAKHFGRSLAIRHVDAGSCNGCELEIHACNSPYYNLERLGIKFVASPRHADLLLVTGPVSRHMEEALKRTYDATPEPKLVVAIGDCGCTGGVFGESYASCGRVANVIPVDVAVPGCPPTPTAIMQGILTAISSRR